Proteins encoded in a region of the Massilia sp. UMI-21 genome:
- a CDS encoding superoxide dismutase [Fe] (SodB; iron binding; present under aerobic and anaerobic conditions; destroys free radicals), whose product MEHTLPPLPYAKDALQPHISAETLEYHYGKHHQTYVTNLNNMIKGTEYENMSLEEIIKKSSGGVFNNSAQVWNHTFFWNCMTPNGAGAPSGKALDAINAKWGSFDKFKEEFNKSALGNFGSGWTWLVQKTDGSVDIVNTSNAGTPLTTTDKPLLTADVWEHAYYIDYRNARAKFLDAFWNVANWDFVNQNMA is encoded by the coding sequence ATGGAACATACCCTGCCGCCGCTGCCTTACGCCAAAGACGCCCTGCAGCCGCACATCTCGGCCGAGACCCTGGAATACCACTACGGCAAGCACCACCAGACCTATGTCACCAACCTGAACAACATGATCAAGGGGACCGAGTACGAAAACATGTCCCTGGAAGAGATCATCAAGAAGTCCTCGGGCGGTGTGTTCAACAACTCGGCCCAGGTCTGGAACCATACCTTCTTCTGGAACTGCATGACCCCGAACGGCGCCGGCGCACCGAGCGGCAAGGCGCTTGACGCCATCAACGCCAAGTGGGGCTCGTTCGACAAGTTCAAGGAAGAGTTCAACAAGTCGGCCCTGGGCAACTTCGGCTCGGGCTGGACCTGGCTGGTGCAAAAGACCGACGGCAGCGTCGACATCGTCAACACCTCGAACGCCGGCACCCCGCTGACCACCACGGACAAGCCGCTCCTGACCGCCGACGTCTGGGAACACGCCTACTACATCGACTACCGCAACGCCCGCGCCAAGTTCCTGGACGCGTTCTGGAACGTGGCGAACTGGGACTTCGTGAACCAGAACATGGCGTAA
- a CDS encoding sorbosone dehydrogenase family protein produces MTPLRIVTLLGMTLLLNACSEKGESIQARGPDPKLPAPQRGLLPNMKIAEPAEWGQQKPVVPEGFTIEAIATGLKIPRQTLVLPNGDILVAEGRGGNAPKLKPKDIIAGYIKAKGNTQVKGGNRLTLLRDADGDGRYELATVFADKLNAPYGLAYANNKLYVANQDELVRFDYQDGQTKAGGPPVSVTKLPSEINHHWTKSLAISPDGRFLYVGIGSNSNITERGMDAEVDRAMIWQVDAETGAYKPYATGVRNPTALAFQPDTKQLWAVANERDELGPDLVPDYLTSVREGGFYGWPYSYWGQNVDPRVKPQNPEKVAAAIKPDYSLGSHVAALGLDFSVPAMGAAYANGAFIGEHGSWNRADPVGYKVIFVPFSNGVPSGKPIDFATGFRDAEGKTRGRPVGVTVDPRGALIIADDLSNTVWRVRPTR; encoded by the coding sequence ATGACGCCATTGCGCATCGTGACATTATTGGGCATGACGCTGCTGTTGAACGCGTGCTCCGAGAAGGGCGAAAGCATCCAGGCACGCGGACCGGACCCGAAATTGCCGGCGCCGCAGCGCGGCTTGCTGCCGAACATGAAAATTGCCGAACCGGCCGAATGGGGCCAGCAGAAGCCGGTCGTACCCGAGGGCTTCACGATCGAGGCCATCGCCACCGGCCTGAAAATCCCGCGCCAGACGCTGGTTCTTCCGAATGGCGATATCCTGGTGGCGGAAGGACGCGGCGGCAATGCACCCAAGCTGAAACCCAAAGACATCATTGCCGGCTATATCAAGGCCAAGGGGAACACCCAGGTCAAGGGCGGCAATCGACTGACCCTGCTGCGCGACGCCGACGGCGACGGCCGCTATGAGCTCGCAACGGTGTTCGCCGACAAGCTCAACGCCCCTTACGGGCTGGCGTATGCCAATAACAAGCTGTATGTCGCCAACCAGGACGAGCTGGTCCGCTTCGACTACCAGGACGGCCAGACCAAGGCCGGCGGCCCGCCGGTCAGCGTCACGAAACTGCCTTCCGAAATCAACCACCACTGGACCAAGTCGCTCGCGATCAGCCCGGACGGGCGCTTCCTGTATGTCGGGATCGGCTCGAACAGCAATATCACCGAGCGCGGCATGGACGCCGAAGTCGACCGCGCCATGATCTGGCAGGTCGATGCCGAGACCGGCGCATACAAGCCGTATGCCACCGGCGTGCGCAATCCGACCGCCCTGGCCTTCCAGCCCGACACCAAGCAGTTGTGGGCGGTCGCCAACGAGCGTGACGAGCTGGGGCCGGACCTGGTGCCGGATTACCTGACCTCGGTGCGCGAAGGTGGTTTCTATGGCTGGCCCTACAGTTACTGGGGACAGAACGTCGATCCCCGCGTCAAGCCGCAGAATCCTGAAAAGGTCGCCGCCGCCATCAAGCCCGACTACAGCCTGGGTTCGCACGTCGCCGCGCTCGGCCTGGACTTTTCCGTGCCGGCGATGGGCGCAGCCTATGCGAACGGCGCATTCATTGGCGAACACGGCAGTTGGAACCGTGCCGATCCTGTCGGTTACAAGGTCATCTTCGTGCCCTTCAGCAACGGGGTCCCGTCCGGCAAGCCGATCGACTTCGCCACCGGCTTCCGTGATGCCGAAGGCAAGACCCGTGGACGGCCGGTGGGTGTCACCGTCGATCCGCGCGGTGCGCTGATCATTGCGGACGACCTGTCGAACACCGTGTGGCGGGTGCGGCCAACGCGCTGA
- a CDS encoding 3-hydroxyacyl-CoA dehydrogenase: MQIQDNVFIVTGGASGLGAATARMIAQAGGKVVIADVQVEAGAALAGELGGQFVKCDVTSEADGLAVVEAAAKLGSLRGLVNCAGVAPAIKTVGKDGPHPLDAFQRAVNINLVGTFNMCRLAADAMGKLDAGEYGERGIIINTASVAAFDGQIGQAAYGSSKAAVAGMTLPMARDLARSGVRVMTIAPGIFETPMLMGMPQEVRDSLGKMVPFPPRLGMPNEYAHLAKAIIENVMLNGETIRLDGAIRMQPK, translated from the coding sequence ATGCAGATTCAGGACAATGTGTTCATCGTGACCGGCGGCGCGTCGGGCCTCGGCGCAGCCACGGCGCGCATGATTGCTCAAGCGGGCGGCAAGGTCGTCATCGCCGACGTGCAGGTGGAAGCCGGCGCCGCCCTGGCCGGCGAACTGGGCGGCCAGTTCGTCAAGTGCGACGTCACTTCGGAGGCGGATGGCCTGGCGGTCGTCGAGGCAGCCGCCAAGCTGGGCTCCTTGCGCGGCCTGGTCAACTGCGCCGGCGTGGCGCCGGCGATCAAGACCGTCGGCAAGGACGGCCCGCACCCACTGGATGCCTTCCAGCGCGCGGTGAACATCAACCTGGTCGGTACCTTCAACATGTGCCGCCTGGCGGCCGACGCGATGGGCAAGCTCGACGCCGGCGAGTACGGCGAGCGCGGCATCATCATCAACACCGCCTCGGTGGCGGCCTTCGACGGCCAGATCGGCCAGGCAGCCTACGGCTCCTCGAAAGCGGCCGTCGCCGGCATGACCCTGCCGATGGCGCGCGACCTGGCGCGCAGCGGCGTGCGCGTGATGACCATCGCCCCGGGCATCTTCGAGACTCCGATGCTGATGGGGATGCCGCAGGAAGTGCGCGATTCGCTGGGCAAGATGGTGCCGTTCCCGCCGCGCCTCGGCATGCCGAACGAGTATGCGCACCTGGCCAAGGCCATCATCGAAAACGTGATGCTCAACGGTGAAACGATCCGCCTCGACGGCGCGATTCGCATGCAGCCAAAATAA
- a CDS encoding biopolymer transporter ExbD, which produces MNFRRGRQREEPEINLIPFIDVLLVVLIFLMVSTTYSKFTELQITLPTADAEKVEQRPFEINVTIDAKGNYTVNNVPVAFHSVAGLAEDLKNAARSGGPDGQPAADPVVIVNADQFAMHQMVINVLEAARVAGYDKLTFAAQTGTKK; this is translated from the coding sequence ATGAACTTCCGCCGCGGCCGGCAGCGCGAGGAACCGGAGATCAACCTGATTCCGTTCATCGACGTGCTGCTGGTGGTCCTGATCTTCCTGATGGTCTCTACCACCTACAGCAAGTTCACCGAACTGCAGATCACGCTGCCGACGGCCGATGCCGAGAAGGTCGAGCAGCGCCCCTTCGAGATCAATGTCACCATCGACGCCAAGGGCAACTACACGGTCAACAACGTACCGGTAGCCTTCCACAGCGTGGCCGGGCTGGCCGAGGACCTGAAGAACGCGGCCCGCAGCGGCGGCCCCGACGGCCAGCCGGCCGCGGACCCGGTCGTGATCGTCAACGCCGACCAGTTCGCGATGCACCAGATGGTGATCAACGTGCTGGAAGCGGCGCGCGTGGCCGGCTACGACAAGCTGACCTTCGCCGCCCAGACCGGCACCAAGAAATAA
- a CDS encoding MipA/OmpV family protein, whose product MKKLFALVLVVSGSAASAQTPTTNPMPDGSRDMYAGLGVVSAPRYEGADSRKTRALPLLQVQWSNGVFVSGMSAGMHLSSSPTVEYGPLLSLHPRRSESGSGGELGGFEGAGMLPIAVRTFASGNPLAGMGEIKARPEAGAFFNHYLSPVWRLTSSVQAGAGNDRKGVRAELGIQRLAMQVAPHHTVSVSAGLGFANRAYQQSYFGVTAAQAESSGNPAYRPEGGLKDMHIGARWNWALSPSWMLSSSVQASRLAGDARRSPLVERPNNLTVSTAFAYRF is encoded by the coding sequence ATGAAAAAGCTTTTCGCCTTGGTCCTGGTCGTCTCGGGCAGCGCCGCAAGCGCACAGACGCCGACCACCAACCCGATGCCCGATGGCAGCCGCGATATGTATGCGGGGCTGGGCGTCGTGTCGGCACCGCGGTACGAGGGGGCGGACAGCAGGAAAACCAGGGCATTGCCGCTGCTTCAGGTCCAGTGGAGCAATGGTGTGTTCGTGTCGGGCATGAGTGCGGGGATGCACCTGTCGTCCAGCCCGACCGTCGAATATGGACCGCTGCTGTCGCTGCATCCGCGCCGCAGCGAATCGGGCTCCGGCGGCGAGCTCGGCGGCTTCGAGGGCGCGGGCATGCTGCCGATCGCCGTGCGCACCTTTGCCAGCGGCAATCCGCTGGCCGGCATGGGCGAGATCAAGGCGCGCCCGGAAGCGGGCGCCTTCTTCAACCATTACCTGTCGCCGGTATGGCGCCTGACCAGCAGCGTACAGGCCGGCGCCGGCAACGACCGCAAGGGCGTGCGCGCCGAACTGGGTATCCAGCGCCTGGCGATGCAGGTGGCCCCGCACCACACGGTGTCGGTATCGGCCGGCCTCGGCTTCGCCAACCGGGCTTACCAACAGAGCTACTTCGGCGTCACCGCCGCGCAGGCCGAGTCCAGCGGCAATCCCGCCTACCGTCCGGAAGGCGGCCTGAAAGACATGCACATCGGCGCGCGCTGGAACTGGGCGCTGTCGCCGTCCTGGATGCTGAGCTCGAGCGTGCAGGCGTCGCGCCTGGCGGGCGATGCGCGCCGCAGCCCGCTCGTCGAGCGGCCCAACAACCTGACGGTTTCGACCGCCTTCGCCTACCGCTTCTGA
- the kdsB gene encoding 3-deoxy-manno-octulosonate cytidylyltransferase: protein MSFTVIIPARLASTRLPNKPLADLGGKPMVVRVAERARDSGAARIIVATDAPSIAAACAAHGIEACMTRADHPSGTDRIAEVARQLGLAPDAVVVNLQGDEPLIDPALLAACAALIRDGVPMATVAHPILEVADVFNPNVVKVVLDKAGRALYFSRATIPWHRDAFAAARESLPAGYAPLRHVGLYAYSNAFLQAYPALESAPLETIEALEQLRVLWHGYPIAVHITDSAPPAGVDTPDDLERVRRHYFA from the coding sequence ATGAGCTTTACCGTCATCATTCCGGCGCGGCTGGCGTCGACCCGCCTGCCGAACAAGCCGCTGGCCGACCTCGGCGGCAAGCCGATGGTGGTACGCGTGGCCGAGCGCGCGCGCGACTCGGGGGCCGCGCGCATCATCGTCGCCACCGACGCGCCGAGCATTGCCGCCGCCTGCGCCGCGCACGGCATCGAAGCTTGCATGACCCGCGCCGACCACCCGTCCGGTACCGACCGCATCGCCGAAGTCGCCCGCCAGCTGGGCCTGGCGCCGGATGCGGTGGTGGTCAACCTGCAGGGCGACGAGCCGCTGATCGACCCGGCGCTGCTGGCGGCCTGCGCCGCACTGATTCGCGACGGCGTGCCGATGGCCACCGTTGCCCACCCGATCCTCGAGGTCGCCGACGTCTTCAACCCGAACGTGGTCAAGGTCGTGCTCGACAAGGCGGGCAGGGCATTGTATTTCTCGCGCGCCACGATCCCCTGGCACCGCGACGCCTTTGCCGCAGCCAGGGAGTCGCTGCCGGCCGGCTATGCGCCGCTGCGCCACGTCGGCCTGTACGCCTACAGCAACGCTTTCCTCCAGGCTTATCCGGCACTGGAGAGCGCGCCCCTTGAAACCATCGAGGCGCTGGAGCAATTGCGCGTGCTCTGGCACGGATACCCGATCGCCGTGCACATCACCGACAGCGCGCCGCCGGCAGGGGTCGATACCCCGGACGACCTGGAGCGCGTACGCCGCCACTACTTTGCCTGA
- a CDS encoding tetraacyldisaccharide 4'-kinase, translating into MAHSLESTLTRAWLRRGLLAVALLPLALLFRLLAAVRALLYRLGLKNSTRLPVPVIVVGNIFIGGTGKTPLTIWLAQCLRAAGMRPGVISRGHGGAGSAPRAVGPRSSPAEVGDEPLLIAARADCPVVVGRDRAQAGRALLAAHPEVDVLIADDGLQHYALARDIEIVLFDGRGVGNGWLLPAGPLREPPSRRRDFTVINAPEITPQLARAVGGQPFRMRLEGDFAEPLMRPEACLPLGRLQGRRIVAAAGIGNPGRFFAMLRAAGLRFDELPLPDHHDFLDRPFDAVDADVILITEKDAVKCRQLDNLKDDPRLWVVPVTARIDPALAEQIVEKCRGRSIA; encoded by the coding sequence ATGGCTCACTCCCTCGAATCAACGCTCACCCGCGCCTGGCTGCGGCGCGGCCTCCTGGCCGTGGCGCTGCTGCCGCTCGCGCTGCTGTTCCGGCTGCTGGCCGCGGTCCGCGCCCTGCTGTACCGCCTCGGCCTGAAGAACAGCACCCGCCTGCCGGTACCGGTCATCGTGGTCGGCAACATCTTTATCGGCGGGACCGGCAAGACCCCGCTGACGATCTGGCTGGCGCAATGCCTGCGCGCTGCCGGCATGCGGCCGGGCGTGATCTCGCGCGGCCATGGCGGCGCCGGGTCGGCGCCGCGCGCGGTCGGCCCCCGCTCCAGCCCCGCCGAAGTGGGCGACGAACCGCTGCTGATCGCCGCCCGCGCCGATTGCCCGGTGGTGGTCGGCCGCGACCGTGCGCAGGCGGGCAGGGCGCTGCTGGCGGCGCATCCGGAGGTCGACGTCCTGATCGCCGACGACGGCCTGCAGCATTACGCCCTGGCGCGCGACATCGAGATCGTCCTGTTCGACGGCCGCGGCGTCGGCAACGGCTGGCTGCTGCCGGCCGGGCCGCTGCGCGAGCCGCCTTCGCGCCGTCGCGACTTCACGGTGATCAACGCGCCGGAGATCACGCCACAGCTGGCGCGCGCGGTCGGCGGCCAGCCCTTCCGCATGAGGCTGGAGGGCGACTTCGCCGAGCCCCTGATGCGTCCGGAAGCCTGCCTGCCCCTGGGGCGCCTGCAGGGCCGGCGCATCGTGGCCGCCGCCGGCATCGGCAACCCGGGCCGCTTCTTCGCCATGCTGCGCGCGGCCGGGCTGCGCTTCGACGAGCTGCCGCTGCCGGACCACCACGACTTCCTCGACCGCCCCTTCGACGCGGTCGACGCCGATGTCATCCTGATCACCGAGAAGGATGCAGTAAAATGTCGGCAACTTGATAACCTGAAGGACGATCCACGGCTGTGGGTCGTGCCCGTGACGGCGCGGATCGATCCCGCGCTGGCCGAACAAATCGTGGAGAAATGTCGTGGACGCTCGATTGCTTGA
- a CDS encoding MotA/TolQ/ExbB proton channel family protein has translation MLAIFQAAGWPIWLLLIASIVAVALIVERLIYLRREKILPKQLLDDVIRVYRSGKITPDVVDKLEHNSPLGTVLAAALRNVDAPRDVMKESIEEAGRGVAHGLERFLTTLGTIASLAPLMGLFGTVVGMIEIFGAQSPTGGSNPAQLAHGISVALYNTGFGLAIAMPALVFYRHFRALVDSFIVEMELQAVKFVDVVHGTRK, from the coding sequence TTGCTCGCCATTTTTCAAGCTGCAGGCTGGCCCATCTGGCTGTTGCTGATTGCCTCGATCGTTGCGGTTGCCTTGATCGTGGAACGCCTGATCTACCTGCGCCGCGAGAAGATTCTCCCGAAGCAATTGCTGGATGACGTGATCCGTGTCTATCGTTCCGGCAAGATCACCCCCGACGTGGTCGACAAGCTCGAGCACAACTCGCCGCTCGGCACCGTGCTGGCCGCCGCGCTGCGCAACGTCGACGCCCCGCGCGACGTGATGAAGGAATCGATCGAGGAAGCGGGCCGCGGCGTCGCCCATGGCCTGGAACGCTTCCTGACCACGCTCGGCACCATCGCCTCGCTGGCGCCGCTGATGGGCCTGTTCGGCACCGTGGTCGGCATGATCGAGATCTTCGGCGCCCAGAGCCCGACCGGCGGCAGCAACCCGGCCCAGCTGGCGCACGGCATCTCGGTGGCCCTGTACAACACCGGCTTCGGCCTGGCCATCGCCATGCCGGCCCTGGTGTTCTACCGCCACTTCCGCGCCCTGGTCGACAGCTTCATCGTCGAGATGGAGCTGCAGGCCGTGAAATTCGTCGACGTCGTGCACGGGACCCGCAAATGA
- a CDS encoding PEP-CTERM sorting domain-containing protein translates to MHIQSLLRAAVATTVFAVASFANAGVLSAPSSWTASGDADATAITATASGVEMFYSRGTYFCAGCGNNYFTFSAAVDNTGSGGFDFSYNAFNGWFMAGSDLTILVNDIAVASYGGDNIHNSFSYAFTAGDILSLRAHETNGDSQPYIDGRIMLSNFSGALAANDVPEPASLALVGLGLLGAAAARRKSAQAK, encoded by the coding sequence ATGCATATCCAGTCTTTGCTGCGCGCCGCTGTCGCTACCACCGTCTTCGCCGTCGCCTCTTTCGCCAACGCAGGCGTGCTCAGCGCCCCAAGCTCCTGGACCGCCAGCGGCGATGCCGATGCCACGGCCATTACCGCGACGGCCTCCGGCGTCGAAATGTTCTATTCGCGTGGCACCTATTTCTGTGCCGGTTGCGGCAATAATTACTTCACGTTCAGTGCCGCAGTGGACAACACTGGCAGCGGCGGCTTCGATTTCTCGTATAACGCCTTCAACGGCTGGTTCATGGCCGGTTCCGACCTGACCATTCTGGTCAACGATATCGCCGTCGCTTCGTATGGCGGCGACAATATCCACAACAGCTTTTCGTATGCCTTCACGGCAGGCGACATCCTGAGCCTGCGCGCCCATGAAACCAACGGCGACTCGCAGCCCTACATTGACGGCCGCATCATGCTGAGCAACTTCAGCGGTGCGCTGGCGGCGAACGACGTGCCCGAGCCAGCAAGCCTGGCCCTGGTGGGCCTGGGCCTGCTGGGCGCCGCCGCAGCCCGGCGCAAGTCGGCGCAGGCCAAGTAA
- a CDS encoding DsbA family protein: MSQVQIMEGDHVRGSPDADVVIIEYGDFQCPYCARAHPTLSGLQQQYGERITLVYRHLPLGIHPYAEAAAEAAEAAAHQGRFWDMHDSLFAHQAQMAPAQLPLLAQQLGLDAARFDEDLSRRKHRERIQRQAAEGKALGADGTPSFFINGERYHGDSDRDSLTAAVERHL, translated from the coding sequence ATGAGCCAGGTGCAGATCATGGAAGGCGACCACGTCCGAGGCAGTCCCGATGCCGACGTCGTGATCATCGAGTACGGAGATTTCCAGTGCCCCTACTGCGCACGTGCCCATCCGACCCTGTCCGGTCTGCAGCAGCAGTATGGCGAGCGCATCACACTGGTGTACCGGCACTTGCCGCTCGGCATACACCCGTATGCGGAAGCGGCCGCCGAGGCGGCCGAGGCGGCCGCACATCAAGGCAGGTTCTGGGACATGCACGACAGCCTGTTCGCGCACCAGGCGCAGATGGCCCCAGCCCAGTTGCCGCTGCTGGCGCAACAGTTGGGACTGGACGCAGCGCGCTTCGACGAAGACCTGTCGAGGCGCAAGCACCGCGAGCGGATCCAGCGCCAGGCGGCCGAAGGCAAGGCACTGGGAGCGGACGGAACGCCGAGTTTCTTCATCAACGGCGAGCGCTACCACGGGGACTCCGACCGGGATTCGCTCACGGCGGCGGTGGAACGCCACCTGTAA
- a CDS encoding Trm112 family protein, which translates to MDARLLDILVCPLCKSPLEYDKKAQELICRADRLAYPIRDGIPIMWADQARKIEPA; encoded by the coding sequence GTGGACGCTCGATTGCTTGATATCCTGGTGTGCCCCCTGTGCAAGAGCCCGCTCGAGTACGACAAGAAGGCGCAGGAACTGATCTGCCGCGCAGACCGCCTTGCCTATCCGATTCGCGATGGCATCCCGATCATGTGGGCCGACCAGGCGCGCAAGATCGAGCCGGCATGA
- a CDS encoding exodeoxyribonuclease VII large subunit: protein MESPRDADPAYTAPPVLSVSALNQQVARLLERSFPLVWIGGEISNFTRASSGHWYFTLKDDAAQVRAVMFRSRAQYAGFHPREGDKVEVRALVTLYGARGDYQINVETIRRAGVGQLYEAFLRLKEKLSGQGLFDAERKRPLPLFPRTVGIVTSPQAAALRDVLTALRRRAPHVHVILYPAPVQGQFAADKIAEAIMTASRRGEADVLLVCRGGGSIEDLWSFNEECVARAIDACQIPVISGVGHETDVTIADFAADVRAATPTAAAELAATPRTDWLASLSGDAQDLRRAMRRTLSEASQGLDGLGRRLLNPSAQIRHQRVKLLSMAAALTHAVRTPVNRQNLVLAQLQQRWMRHRPDMRALRAQLLADGRYLNTSLCNSIKQRRDALHALAAQLELLNPQRTLERGYAIVRNARGEVLRDPAQVKARNKLKVRLAGGSAEIVVSSVQAVPGAAPE from the coding sequence ATGGAATCCCCCCGCGATGCCGACCCCGCCTACACCGCCCCGCCCGTCCTGAGCGTGAGCGCCCTGAACCAGCAGGTGGCGCGCCTGCTCGAACGAAGTTTTCCGCTGGTCTGGATCGGCGGCGAAATCTCGAACTTCACGCGCGCCAGTTCCGGCCACTGGTACTTCACGCTGAAGGACGATGCCGCCCAGGTGCGCGCGGTCATGTTCCGCAGCCGCGCCCAATACGCCGGCTTCCATCCGCGCGAAGGCGACAAGGTCGAGGTGCGCGCCCTGGTCACCCTGTACGGGGCGCGCGGCGACTACCAGATCAATGTCGAGACCATCCGCCGCGCCGGCGTGGGCCAGCTCTACGAAGCCTTCCTGAGGCTCAAGGAAAAGCTGTCGGGCCAGGGCCTGTTCGATGCCGAACGCAAGCGCCCGCTGCCGCTGTTCCCGCGCACCGTCGGCATCGTCACCAGCCCGCAGGCGGCCGCCCTGCGCGACGTGCTGACCGCGCTGCGCCGACGCGCGCCGCACGTGCACGTGATCCTGTACCCGGCCCCGGTGCAGGGCCAGTTCGCCGCCGACAAGATCGCCGAAGCCATCATGACGGCATCGCGCCGCGGGGAAGCCGACGTGCTGCTGGTGTGCCGCGGCGGCGGCTCGATCGAAGACCTGTGGAGTTTTAACGAAGAATGCGTGGCGCGCGCCATCGACGCCTGCCAGATCCCGGTGATCTCGGGCGTGGGCCACGAGACCGACGTCACCATCGCCGACTTCGCCGCCGACGTGCGCGCCGCCACCCCGACCGCCGCCGCCGAACTGGCGGCCACGCCGCGTACCGACTGGCTGGCCTCGCTGTCGGGCGACGCCCAGGACCTGCGCCGCGCCATGCGCCGCACGCTGTCGGAAGCCAGCCAGGGACTGGACGGGCTCGGCCGCCGCCTGCTGAACCCCTCGGCCCAGATTCGCCACCAGCGCGTGAAACTGCTGTCGATGGCGGCCGCGCTGACCCATGCGGTGCGCACCCCGGTCAACCGCCAGAACCTGGTGCTGGCCCAGCTGCAGCAGCGCTGGATGCGCCACCGGCCCGACATGCGGGCCCTGCGCGCCCAGCTGCTGGCTGACGGGCGCTACCTGAATACCAGTCTGTGCAACAGTATCAAACAGCGGCGCGATGCCCTGCATGCGCTGGCGGCCCAGCTCGAGCTGCTGAACCCGCAACGCACGCTCGAGCGCGGCTACGCGATCGTACGCAATGCCAGGGGCGAGGTGCTGCGCGACCCGGCGCAGGTCAAGGCGCGCAACAAGCTGAAGGTCCGACTGGCCGGCGGCAGCGCCGAGATCGTGGTGTCGAGCGTACAAGCCGTGCCGGGAGCAGCACCCGAGTGA
- the adk gene encoding adenylate kinase translates to MRLILLGAPGAGKGTQANFIKEKFNIPQISTGDMLRAAIKAGTELGMAAKKVMDAGQLVSDDIIIGLVKERLKESDCANGYLFDGFPRTIAQADAMKDCGVMIDYVLEIDVPDDLIVERMSGRRSHPASGRVYHTKFNPPKVEGVDDVSGEPLVQRDDDKEETVLKRLAVYHNQTEVLLGYYNNWAQSGLPGAPKYRKISGVGPVEGVRDAAFAALSE, encoded by the coding sequence ATGCGTCTCATTCTGTTAGGAGCACCCGGCGCCGGTAAGGGCACTCAAGCCAATTTCATCAAGGAAAAGTTCAACATCCCGCAGATCTCCACCGGCGACATGCTGCGCGCCGCGATCAAGGCTGGAACCGAACTGGGCATGGCTGCCAAGAAGGTGATGGACGCGGGCCAGCTGGTCTCGGACGACATCATCATCGGCCTGGTGAAAGAGCGCCTGAAAGAAAGCGACTGCGCCAACGGCTACCTGTTCGACGGCTTCCCACGCACCATCGCGCAGGCCGACGCCATGAAAGACTGCGGCGTCATGATCGACTACGTGCTGGAAATCGATGTGCCGGACGACCTGATCGTCGAGCGCATGTCGGGCCGCCGCTCGCACCCGGCCTCGGGCCGCGTGTACCACACCAAGTTCAATCCGCCGAAGGTCGAAGGCGTCGACGACGTCAGCGGCGAGCCGCTGGTGCAGCGCGACGACGACAAGGAAGAGACCGTCCTGAAGCGTCTGGCCGTGTACCACAACCAGACCGAAGTACTGCTCGGCTACTACAACAACTGGGCCCAGTCGGGCCTGCCGGGCGCGCCGAAGTACCGCAAGATTTCGGGCGTCGGCCCGGTCGAGGGGGTGCGCGACGCCGCCTTCGCGGCGCTGTCGGAGTAA
- a CDS encoding response regulator transcription factor, translated as MYRVMLVEDDARLAELVTEYLSGYEFAVDLVSRGDGALERFKALSPDVVVLDLMLPGLDGMVVCRQIREMSEVPILILTAREDSYDEVSGLEQGADDFVNKPVQPRVLLARLRALMRRTTQAKGGLDARVLQFGALRIVTSDRSVVWRGETCVLSNTEYKLLLVLAEAAGRVLSRDALLKKMRGIEFDGLDRSIDNCISKLRRKFEDADSEKIKTVWGEGYLFSPSAWD; from the coding sequence ATGTACCGAGTGATGCTGGTGGAAGACGATGCGCGTTTGGCGGAACTCGTCACCGAATACCTGTCTGGCTATGAATTCGCGGTCGACCTGGTCAGCCGCGGCGACGGGGCGCTGGAACGCTTCAAGGCGCTGTCGCCCGACGTCGTGGTGCTCGACCTGATGCTGCCGGGCCTGGACGGCATGGTGGTGTGCCGCCAGATCCGCGAGATGTCCGAAGTGCCGATCCTGATCCTGACCGCGCGCGAAGACTCCTACGACGAAGTCTCGGGCCTGGAACAGGGCGCGGACGATTTCGTCAACAAGCCGGTGCAGCCGCGGGTGCTGCTGGCGCGCCTGCGCGCCCTGATGCGGCGCACCACCCAGGCCAAGGGCGGCCTCGATGCGCGCGTGCTGCAGTTCGGCGCGCTGCGGATCGTCACCAGCGACCGCAGCGTGGTCTGGCGCGGCGAAACCTGCGTGCTGTCGAATACCGAATACAAGCTGCTGCTGGTGCTGGCCGAGGCGGCCGGCCGCGTGCTCTCGCGCGACGCCCTGCTCAAGAAGATGCGCGGCATCGAGTTCGACGGCCTGGACCGCAGTATCGACAACTGCATCTCGAAGCTGCGCCGCAAGTTCGAGGATGCCGACTCGGAGAAGATCAAGACGGTGTGGGGCGAAGGCTACCTGTTCTCGCCTTCCGCCTGGGACTGA